The Sinomonas sp. P10A9 genome contains the following window.
CGCCGTCAGTCCCTCGAGCGGGCCATCCTTGCGGCGCCCCAGACCAAACACGGCCTCTCCCTTCTGAGAATGCCAGAACCCGGGCCGAGACAGCGCCCGCTGAGATACTGCTGGGCCGCGACGGATGTCTGTGGACATCCGGCGCGCCCCAGCTCTTCGGCTGTCTATTCGGTGTCCTATTCGGCGTCGTGGTCGGTTTCGAGGACGGTGACGAGGTGGTCGAGGGCCTGGTCCGCGCCGGGGCCGTCGGCGCGGAGGATGACCTGTTGGCCGTATTCGGCGCCGAGGGACATGAGGGAGAGGATGCTGGAGGCGTCCATGGCCTCCTCGGCGGGCTCGCCGGGCTTGGCGATGGTGACTTCGAGGCCTGCCTGTCCGGCGGCTTCGGCGAAGATGGCGGCGGGGCGGGCGTGGAGGCCGACGCGTGAGCCGATGGTCGCGGTGCGTTCTGCCATGGGTTGCTCCTTCTGGTTCCGGGGTGTGGTGCTGGTCGGGGGCCGGGGTGTGGCGGGTGGTTCAGAGGCCGAGTTCGTTCAGGATGGGCAGGTGTGAGCGGGCGCCGGTGCGGGCGGTGTGGGCGTCGGGGGCGGTGAGGGCCGCCTCGGCGAGGGTCTGGGCCTGGTGGAGGGTGATGGTGGCCAGGACGCGGTTGACGGCGGTGAGGGCGCGGGGGGACATGGACAGGGTGGTGACGCCGAGTCCGACCAGGACCGCTGCCAGGGCGGGGTCTGCGGCGGCTTCCCCGCAGACCCCGACGGGCTTGGGGGTGCCGGTGGCGGCGGTGGCGGCGGCGGCGCCGTCGCAGGTGGCCTTGATCAGGTGCAGGACGGCGGGCTGCCAGGGGTCGTTGAGGTGGGCCAGGGGCCCGAGCATGCGGTCCGCGGCCATGGCGTACTGGGTGAGGTCGTTGGTGCCCAGGGACGCGAAGTCCGTGCGGGCCAGGATGTGCCCGGAGGTCAGGGCCGCGGAGGGGACCTCGACCATGACCCCGGCGGTGGGCAGGCCGGCGTCCTTCGCCAGCGCCGTGAAGTGCGCGGCCTCCTCGGTGGTGGCGATCATGGGGGCCATGACCCACACCTCGGCCTCGCTCTGTGCGGCGGCCTGGGCGATCGCGGCGAGCTGGCGGGCCAGGACGCCCGGGCTCGTCCAGTCGGTGCGGTACCCGCGCACGCCGAGGGCGGGGTTGGGCTCCTCGGTGTTGGTCAGGAAGGGCAGGGGCTTGTCCGCGCCGGCGTCCAGGGTGCGGATGACGACCTTCTTCCCGGGGAACTGGGCGAAGACCGCGGTGTAGGCGGCGACCTGCTCGGCGTGGGAGGGCTCGGTGTCCCGGTCCAGGAAGCAGAACTCGGTGCGCAGCAGGCCCACGCCCTCCGCCCCGGCCGCGGCGGCCTTGGCCGCGTCCGCCCCGGTGGCGACGTTGGCCAGCAGGGGCACGGGGTGCCCGTCCGCGAGCCGGTTGGCCCCGGCGAACCCGCCGGCCAGGGCCGCGGCGGCCACCGCCCACGCCGCCGCGGCGTCCCGCTCCGGCTGCCCAGGCCCGGTCTGCACGGTCCCGGCGGCGCCGTCGACGTAGACCTCGGTCCCGTCCGGGATGCCCTCGACCCCGGGCGCGGCCACGACCGCGGGCAGGCCCAGGGACCGGGCCAGGATCGCGGTGTGGGACTGCGGGCCCCCGCCGGAGGTGATCAGGGCGATGACCCTTCCCGGGTCCAGGGTGGCCGTGTCCGCCGGGGCCAGGTCGTGCGCGGCCAGCACGAACGGCTCCACCGATTCCGGGATCCCCGGGGCCGGCAGGCCCCTCAGCTCCGCGACGATCCGGGCCCGGACGTCCAGGACGTCCGCGGCCCGCTCGGCCATGTACCCGCCCAGGGACTTCAGCTTCGCCGCCACCGCCGCACCGGACTCCCACACGGCCCGCTCCGCGGACCGGCCCCCGCCGTCGGCGCCCGGGTCCAGCAGCCTCACGGCGCCCTTGACCAGCACCGGGTCCGCGGCCATCAGGGCAGTGGCCTCCAGCACGCCCCTCGCGTCCCCCGACGCCGCCGCGGCACGGGCCTTCAGGGCCGACTGGACGGCCCTGGACGCCGCCCGGATCCGCTCGCCCTCACCCTCCACCGACGCACCCGCGCCCAGACCCGACCCCACACCAGGCTCCGACACCGGCGCCGGCATCTGCCGCACCCGCCCCACAACCCGCCCCGGAGTCACACCGACACCGTGAAACTGATCCATTGGTTCGACCTCGAACTCTCTCCGCCTGCTAGGCGGCGACGGGAACGGCTTCGGCAGCCTGGGGCGCCTTCTTGCCAACGTAGCGCTTGAGGCCGATCGTGGCCAGAGCCGTCACCACGACGCCCACCGCGATCGAGATGACCCACATCACGAAGTTGTCGATCGCGAAGAAGACGAAGATGCCGCCGTGCGGGGCCTTGGAGCCAGCGCCGAACGCCATTGAGAGCGCACCCGTGATGGCGCCGCCGAGCATCGAGGCCGGGATGACGCGCAGCGGGTCCGCCGCGGCGAACGGGATGGCGCCTTCAGAGATGAACGAGGCACCGAGCAGCCACGCCGCCTTGCCGTTCTCGTGTTCCGTGGCGTTGAAGTTCTTGTGGTCGAGAACCGTGGCGAGGGCCATGGCGAGCGGTGGAACCATACCCGCAGCCATGACGGCGGCCATGATGTGGTAGGGCGCTGCGTTGTCGGCGCTTGCAGCGCTGAGACCGGCGACGGCGAACGCGTAGGCGACCTTGTTGACCGGACCGCCGAGGTCGAAGCACATCATGAGGCCGAGGATGATTCCGAGCGTCACGGCTGCAGCGCCGCTCATGCCGGTGAGCTGCGTGTTGAGCCACGTGGTGATCCAGGCGATCGGACCGCCGAGCACTACGAACATGAGTCCCGAAGCAACGATCGATGCCAGGAGCGGGATGATGGCGACCGGCATGAGCCCGCGGAGCCAGCGCGGCGCGGGGAGGGACGCGAGCCAGTGCGCCGTGTAGCCGGCCAGGAGACCGCCCACGATGCCGCCGAGGAAGCCAGCGCCCATGAAGCCCGCAACGGCACCGGCCACGAAGCCGGGGGCGATGCCGGGACGGTCAGCCAGGGCATAGCCCATGTAGCCGGCCAGGGCCGGGACGAGGAAGCCCATCGAGAGGGCACCGATCTTGAAGAGTACGGCGCCCAGATACGCGCCCAGCGGCCCCCAGGCCTGCGGCCCGAACTCCGCCGGCAGGTTGAACAGGTTGTTCTTCAGGACGATCGTGTCCGCGTACTTCGTGATGTCGTACCCGCCAAGGAGGAAGCCGAGCGCGATGAGCAGGCCACCGCCGGCCACGAACGGGATCATGTAGCTCACGCCGGTGAGGAGCACGCGCTTGAGCTTGGCGCCGCCCGATTCAGCGCGGTCGGAGCCCGAGGCCGAGGCCGACGACGATCCGCCGGCCGCCGCGGCGACGCGCCGGCCGCTCGGATCGGCGGCGATCTTCAGCGCCTCGTCGAGCATGACGCCCGGTTCATCGATGCCGCGTTTGACGGGAGACTGAACGTACGGCTTGCCCGCGAAGCGCTCCTTGTCCCGGACATCCACATCGACCGCGAAGACTACTGCATCTGCGGCGTTGATCACCGACTGGGGCAGCGGCGTCGAACCGGCCGAGCCCTGGGTCTCGACCTGCACGTCGATGCCCTTCTCCTTGCCCGCGGCCACGAGCGAATCGGCGGCCATATAGGTGTGGGCGATGCCCGTCGGGCAGGCGGTGACGGCGACGATGCGCTTGTGGCCGCCCGAGGCAGCATTCGCGAGGCCGACCTGTGCTGCGGCTCCAGCGCCGGCGGCTGCCGTCGTCGCGCCCGCGGGACCGAGCCCGAGGGCATCGTTCACCAGCGCCACGACGTCTTCGCGGGTTGCTGCCGCGCGGAGGGCTGCCGTGAAGTCCTTCTTGATGAGGCTTCGGGCGAGCTTGGCGAGGAGCTTGAGATGCTCCTGGTCTGCGCCCTCGGGCGCGGCGATGAAGAAGACGAGATCGGCGTTGCCGTCCTTGGCGCCGAAATCGACAGTTTCGGAGAGGCGGGCCATCGCGAGCGACGGCTCCGTCACCGCGGCGGAGCGGCAGTGCGGGATCGCGATCCCGCCAGGTACCCCGGTGGCGGTCTTCTGCTCGCGGGCGTATGCGTCAGCGAACAGGCCCTCCACCTCGGTGGCGCGGCCAGCGTCGGCCACGAGGCCGGCCAGATGCCGGATCACGTCGGCGGGCGAGGAGCCCAGCGACGCGTCGAGCACCACGAGCTCGGGGGCGATGAGTTCGGTCATGGTCAGTCCTTCTTCTACAGGGCCGTGATGTTCACGGCTGAGGGGGTGGTCTGGTTCGCTGCCGGGACGGTGGATCCCGGCAGGGACGCGGCGGCGGCCCCATGGGCCACTGCCTGGCGCAGGCGGCCCTCGGCGTCCGCCCCGATGGAGTCGGCCAGGAGATACCCGGCCAGGGAGGAGTCGCCGGCACCGACGGTGCTGACGGCCTTGATAGGGGAGTGCGTGGCGTACCACGCGCCGTCTGCCGTCACGAGGACGGCCCCCTTCGAACCGAGCGTCGCGAGCACCGCTCCGACGCCGGCATCCACAAGCGCACGGGCCGCTTTGGCCGCGCGCTCCGGTGAGGCCTCAAGCTCGGCCGGGGTGCCGGCGTCGTGCAGGCCTACCATCGCGGCCAGCTCGGCGAGCTCGTCCGCGTTGGGCTTGAGCAGCTCCGGCTTGCCCTTCAGCGACGCCGCGAGCGGGGCGCCCGACGAGTCGATGGCAATCCTCGGAGCGGACCCATCGGCAGCAGCGCGCAGGCGCTGGGCAGCCGTGGCATAGAAGTCCTCCGGAACACCCGGAGGAAGCGAGCCGGCGAGGACCACCCATGTGGCGCCCCGGGCCCGATCGACGAGAAGGGAGAGCAGCTGCTCCTGGAGCTCGGAGGAGAGCTCGGGGCCCGGCTCGTTGACCTTGGTAGTGACCCCGTCCGGTTCGGTGAGGGCCACGTTGGAGCGAAGCGGAGCGCCGATGGGGAGGGCGACGAAGGGCACGCCCGTCGCGCTGAGCCCGGCGAGGACCGGATCGCCGGCGTCTCCGGGAAGCACGGCGAGGGTCTCAAGGGCGGAGGCCCGCAGGGCGCGGGCAACGTTGACGCCCTTGCCCCCTGACTCCTGCCGCACGGACACTGCGCGCTGCACCTCTCCCCGCTCGAGGGGACCGCCGAGCTCGACCGTACGATCAAGGCTAGGGTTCGCGGTGAGGGTCACGATCATGGTGTGCCAGCCTCCACAACTTCAACTCCGGCCTCGGCGAGCGCCGCGGCCACGTCCCCTTCAGGGGCCCGGTCCGTCACAATGGCGTCCAGCTGGTCGAGCCGGGCGAACTGCACGAGGGTCTCGACGCCGAACTTGGTGTGGTCCACGAGGGCCACGACACGCCGGGCGCAGCGGACGAACGCGGCCTTGACCCCTGCCTCCTCTGCGTCAGGCGTGCTGAGCCCGAACGCGGCATGCAGGCCGTTGGTCCCCACGAAGGCGAGGTCGGGGCGCAGCCGTTCAACGGCTTCGACCGTCGCCGGGCCGACGGCCGCCCGGGTGAGCGGCCGGATCCGGCCTCCGAGGAGCTGGACGTTGAGGTTCGGGTCCGCGGCGAGCTTGTCTGCGATGGGCAGCGCGTTGGTCACGATCACGAGACTATTCCCGTCAGGACGCGTGCCCATGAGGCGCTCCGCAAGCTCCTCCGTGGAACTTCCGGCGTCGAGCAGCACGCTGCCCGCGCGGGACGATGCCACGAGTTCCGCCGCCGCCTCCGCGATGGCATGCTTCTCGAGCAGGTTCTGGATCTGCCGCTCGAGAAGGCTCACCTCGGAGGTGACGCCGCGCTCGGCGGGGACAGCGCCGCCGTGGACCCGGCGCAGGGCACCGGCTGACTCGAGCGCCGCGAGGTCACGCCGCACGGTCTCGGTGGTGACAGAGAACCGCTCGGCGAGCTCGGTGACGCTCACACGCCCGACCTCGGCGACGCGGTCCGCAACGAGCCGCTGGCGCTCTTCGGCGAACATCGACATGCCCCACTCCCGCCCTTTTCCGAGCCGCTGATGCGGCGGATTCTGCCTGTGGTCTCCATCACACGAATGTGGGATTGATTGACTGTATCTTCGTTTCTGTTGGTATGTCAACAGATCCCACAGAAACACAGATCGGCCCGGCGGAGCGCTGTGCTCCGCCGGGCCGATCCGGGCGGTGAATCAGGTGGGTATGTGCGGTGTGGGGCGGAAGCTGCCCGCCTGGACGCGCGCCGTCTAGACGGTATGGAGTGACCGCCTGTTGTGGGTGGTTGCGGGCCGGGGCCTCTCTCGCGCAGATTCGTGGGTTACCGGACAGAGTCCCCTGCCCGGCCTATCCGACATGCGTGGGGAGGCCCCGGTGTTCATTGAGCGTACGAGTGTTGGGCTGGATGTGCACGCCCGTTCGGTTGCCGCGGCGGCGATCGACGGCGTGACCGGCGAGCTGGTGCAGGCCAGGCTCGCCCCGTCGGAGGAGGCGATCAGAGCATGGCTCGCCGGGCTGCCGGGCCCGCTCGCCGTGGTCTACGAGGCCGGCCCGACGGGGTTCGGACTTTCGAGGGCCTTGACCTCACAGGGGGTCAGGTGCGTGGTCGCCGCCCCGTCCAAGCTGCAGCGGCCCTCGGGGGATCGGGTGAAGACCGATGCCCGGGACGCGGTCCACCTGGCCAGGCTGCTGCGCCTGGACGAGGTCACTGCCGTTGCTGTCCCGACCGTGGGGCAGGAGTCCGCACGGGATCTCGTCCGTGCCCGGGAGGACTGCCGCGGGGACCTGATGCGGGCCCGGCACCGCCTCTCGAAGCTGCTGCTGCGGCACGGGATCGTCTACCAGGGCGGCGATGCCTGGACCGGGGCCCATGACGCGTGGCTGCGCAGGGACGCGGCCCCGGCGCTGGGCCCTGGGGCGACCCGGATGGCGTTCGACTCCGAATACGAGGCTGTCCAGCTGGTCAGGGCCCGTCGGGACCGGCTGGACCGTACGATCGGGGAGCTCGCCGCGGGAAGCGAGTTCTCCCCGATCGTGCACCGTCTGGGCTGCCTGCGCGGGGTCAGCACCCTGACCGGGTTCGCCCTTGCGGTCGAGATCGGGGACTGGCACCGGTTCACCGGAGCCACGATCGGCTCCTTCGTGGGCCTGACCCCCTCCGAGCACTCCTCCGGGGCCTCGCGGGCGCAGGGACCGATCACCAAGACCGGCAACTCCCACGTCCGCCGCTTGCTGGTCGAGGCCGCCTGGCACCACCGCGCCCGCTACATGGTCGGCAAGACCATGCGGGACCGGTGGGAGCTGGCCCCGGCCGCGGCGCGGGTCCGGGGCGATCAGGGCAACCGGCGCCTGCACGAGAGGTGGGTCGGCTTCCTCGACCGCCGCAAGCGCCCGACCGTGGCCAACGTCGCCGTCGCCCGCGAGCTGGCCGGCTGGTGCTGGTCCCTGGCAGTCATGGACGACGACTGACCCAGCAGACCGCTTCGCCGGGCATCCCGGTGTCGGCGGCAGCGCGTGGAGCCACCCGCGAAACATCTATGAGCAGCAGCCCCGCAACGAGGGGACCGGCCACGCTCGTTCCTAGACACGCGGACCGGCTCCAGCCGAACCACCGTCCTGCGGTAGCCAACCCGCGCATATCAGTCTGACCGCGCGTCGCCAACGACACGCTCGCCGACCGCCTCCCAGCGAAGCAGAGAGGCGCCGCCAGGACTCCTCCTGGCGGCGCCTCACCATGCCCACTTGACAGCGGATCACTCCATATCAGATGTCCCGGATGTCGCGGTGGGTGACCGTATCTCCGGTCTCCGGATCGACGATCCGGCGGGACGAGCTCACGCGGCGGCGGGTGCCGGAGTTGAGCAGGGCAAGGGTCATGATGAGCCCGAGCACCCCCACGCCCATGAGGATGTAGCCCACGAGGGCCTGGTCGATGAAGGGGATCAGTCCCGGCGTGAGGGCGAAGGACAGGATCGCCCCGATGGCAATGAGGAAGATTGACGCACCGATGCCCATGGTTGGGGTCCTTTCCGTGCTGCAGGTCGTTGCTGCAGGTCGTTGTACGGAGGACTATTACCCGGAGGCGGACGATCCACACATGGTGCGGACCAGGCGGACCCGGGCGACCGCGATCATCCGAACGGTTGATGCCGCGTCCACTATGCCCACGGGATGCTGGAAGCATGCTCAACAGACTCCTCACCACCTCGTTCGTGTTCGCCGCCGTGGGCCTTGCCTCGGGCCTGTTCTTCCGCGCGTGGAGCAAGGCCTTCCACTTCGACGGCCAGACCCAGCTCGCCCTCGCGCACACGCACTTCCTGGCGCTCGGCTTCACGGTCACGTTCCTGGCCTTCCTCGCCGAGAAGGCCTTCCGGTTCTCTGCCGCGGCCCCGCGGGTGTCGTCGTGGTTCGTGTGGACTTGGGTGCTCGGCGTGGCCGTGACTGGCGGCATGATGGTGCTCAAGGGCGCCCTTGAGGTGACCGGCGCGGATGTGTCCTCGCCCGCGTTCGCGGGGATCGCCGGGCTGGGCCACGTCCTGCTGACGGCCGCCTTCGTCCTGTTCTTCCTCGCCCTCCGCCGGTCGATGGTTGCCTCCGGCGTCTCCACGCACGACGCCGGTGGCTCGCCGTCGGCTTCCCTGCCCGGCGGCGGCGCGCCGTCGCGATCCGCTAGCTGATACGCCTACGCCCAGCGCGAAGCGGCCGCGGCGCGCGTCGGGGCCCGGCGCTACTCTGGGGCCATGGCGAAGAAGAATGTGGCACTTCGTATTGCACAGGACACCGCCCACCAGACGATGTTCGACTCCCGAGGCCGGGCGACCCCGCGGGTGCACCGCGCACTCCTGCGGGCAGTCGATGTCCAGCGGCCGCTCGTGCTGGCCAATCTGAGACGCCTCCGGCGCCAGCGCCCGGGGTACACCCCGGAGCAGCTGGCGCGGCAGCTCGAACGCGACTACCTCACCGCAGTGGCCGGAACGGGCGCCGCTGTGGGTGGCACCGCCGCGGTGCCCGGCGTTGGCACCATGGCCTCGCTCGGCCTGTCCGCCGCGGCAACGGTCGGATTCCTCGAGGCGACCGCCGTGTACGCGGCGTCGATCGCCGAGCTCCATGGCGTGCACCTCGAGGACCCCGAGCGGGCGCGGACCACGATCATGGCCATCATGCTGGGGGAGGAGGGCACCTCCCTGCTCTCGGCGCTGAGCGGTCAGGCCCTCGGTCGGGGTGGGCACCCCACCAAGGCCTGGGGTGCGGCCCTGAACCGGTCTGTCTCCTCCTCGGCCGTCAAGGCGATGCAGGGGACCGTCCAGAAGCGTTTCCTCAAATGGATGCTCAAGAAGCAGGGCGGGGCGCTCTTGGGCCGCGCCTTGCCGTTCGGCATCGGCGCTGTGGTGGGCGGTGCGGGGAACCTCGTCATGGGCCGCGCGGTCATCAGGTCGACGCGCGAGGCCTTCGGGCCCGCGCCTGCCGTCCTGCTCGGCGAGTTCCACGTGAAACCGGAACAGGTTGAGAAGCGGCGCGGTCTGCTCGCGCTTATGCCCACGCCCGGGAGGGCCTCGGCTCCTCGGGCGCCCGCCGAGACGCCTGAACAGGCCGTCGAGCGCGAGATCGAGGAGCACCGCGCGCGCCTGCGGTCGGAGGGCGCGTAGGCCGCCGGTGGCTTCGGCTACCCCCCGAAGATGGCGTGTGCCACGGCGAAGATGAGCACCCCGGCGAGGGCGCCGACTACGGTGCCGTTGATTCGGATGAACTGGAGGTCCTTGCCGACCTGGAGCTCGATCTTCTGCGAGGTCTCCTCGGCATCCCACCGCGCGACGGTGTCCTCGATGACTCCGGCGATGTCGTCGCGGTACGTCGCCACGATGTAGGCGGCGGCATCGGCCACCCACGCGTTGACCTTCCCGGCCAGTTCCTCGTCCTCGACGAGCCGGGCGCCGAAGTCCCGCACCGCCGTCGTGAACCGCTGGTGCAGCTCGCTGCGTGGGTCGGACACGGCCTCGAGGAGCACGCGCTTGATGGTGGCCCACGTGCGGCCCGCGAGGCTGCGGACCTGCGGGTCTCCGAGTACCTGCGCCTTGATGCCTTCGACCCGGGCGATCATCGCCGGCTCGTGCTGGAGGTCCAGCGCGAGCGAGCGCAGGTAGGCGTCGATGGACTGGCGCGCCTGGTGGTTCGGGTCGGACTGCACGGCCGCAACGAACTTGGACAGCTCGATGTAGACCTTGTCTCCCACGAGATCGTTCGCGAAGTTCGGCACCCATGAGGGCGAGCGGTCCGTGACCACGCGGGTGACGGTCGCGTAGTTCGCGGCGACCCAGTCGGCGGCACGGTCCACGAGGAGGTCTACGAGCTGGTGATGGTGCCCGGCCTCGAAGACCTGCTCGGCCACCCGGCCGAGCGGGGGCCCCCACGGCGGGGTGAGCAGGTGCTTCCGGACCATGCCCTCGATGACAGACTGCACGTCATCGTCATTCAGAACGGTGAAGGCACCGCGGATGACTGCGGCACCCTCCTTCGAGACGCGCTCGGCGCCCCCGGGGCTCGCCAGCCAGGTGCCCGCCTTGCGGGCGACGTCGACGGTGTCGAGCTTCGCCCGCACGACGGCCGAGGAGAGGAAGTTGTCCCGCACGAACCCGCTCAGCGAAGCGCCGATCGCGTCCTTGCGGGTGGGGATGATCGCGGTGTGGGGGATGGGCAGCCCGAGTGGGTGCCGGAACAGCGCGGTCACGGCGAACCAGTCCGCGAGGGCACCCACCATCCCGCCCTCGGAGGCCGCCCGCACGTACTGAAGCCACGCGTACTGGCCCTGGAGCGCGAAGGACACGGCGAACACGACCGCCATCCCGAGCAGGAGGGACAGGGCGAGGGTCTTCATCCGGCGCAGCGCGGCGGCCCGCTCGGCGTCGGCCGGACTGAGGCCCGGCGGGGTGCCAAGGAGCCGATTCAGCGTCACCATGGGTCAACCCTACCGGCGGCCTCCGACACGGGAACGCGGTGTTCGCCGACGGCGGCGAGCCGGGAGCTAATCCCGGCCCGCCGCCGTCGTGCGTCGCCTAGTGCCAAGCTTGCGCGTGCACCGGTCAGTTGGCCGTG
Protein-coding sequences here:
- a CDS encoding IS110 family transposase, which translates into the protein MFIERTSVGLDVHARSVAAAAIDGVTGELVQARLAPSEEAIRAWLAGLPGPLAVVYEAGPTGFGLSRALTSQGVRCVVAAPSKLQRPSGDRVKTDARDAVHLARLLRLDEVTAVAVPTVGQESARDLVRAREDCRGDLMRARHRLSKLLLRHGIVYQGGDAWTGAHDAWLRRDAAPALGPGATRMAFDSEYEAVQLVRARRDRLDRTIGELAAGSEFSPIVHRLGCLRGVSTLTGFALAVEIGDWHRFTGATIGSFVGLTPSEHSSGASRAQGPITKTGNSHVRRLLVEAAWHHRARYMVGKTMRDRWELAPAAARVRGDQGNRRLHERWVGFLDRRKRPTVANVAVARELAGWCWSLAVMDDD
- a CDS encoding DeoR/GlpR family DNA-binding transcription regulator, which translates into the protein MFAEERQRLVADRVAEVGRVSVTELAERFSVTTETVRRDLAALESAGALRRVHGGAVPAERGVTSEVSLLERQIQNLLEKHAIAEAAAELVASSRAGSVLLDAGSSTEELAERLMGTRPDGNSLVIVTNALPIADKLAADPNLNVQLLGGRIRPLTRAAVGPATVEAVERLRPDLAFVGTNGLHAAFGLSTPDAEEAGVKAAFVRCARRVVALVDHTKFGVETLVQFARLDQLDAIVTDRAPEGDVAAALAEAGVEVVEAGTP
- a CDS encoding PTS fructose transporter subunit IIABC, translated to MTELIAPELVVLDASLGSSPADVIRHLAGLVADAGRATEVEGLFADAYAREQKTATGVPGGIAIPHCRSAAVTEPSLAMARLSETVDFGAKDGNADLVFFIAAPEGADQEHLKLLAKLARSLIKKDFTAALRAAATREDVVALVNDALGLGPAGATTAAAGAGAAAQVGLANAASGGHKRIVAVTACPTGIAHTYMAADSLVAAGKEKGIDVQVETQGSAGSTPLPQSVINAADAVVFAVDVDVRDKERFAGKPYVQSPVKRGIDEPGVMLDEALKIAADPSGRRVAAAAGGSSSASASGSDRAESGGAKLKRVLLTGVSYMIPFVAGGGLLIALGFLLGGYDITKYADTIVLKNNLFNLPAEFGPQAWGPLGAYLGAVLFKIGALSMGFLVPALAGYMGYALADRPGIAPGFVAGAVAGFMGAGFLGGIVGGLLAGYTAHWLASLPAPRWLRGLMPVAIIPLLASIVASGLMFVVLGGPIAWITTWLNTQLTGMSGAAAVTLGIILGLMMCFDLGGPVNKVAYAFAVAGLSAASADNAAPYHIMAAVMAAGMVPPLAMALATVLDHKNFNATEHENGKAAWLLGASFISEGAIPFAAADPLRVIPASMLGGAITGALSMAFGAGSKAPHGGIFVFFAIDNFVMWVISIAVGVVVTALATIGLKRYVGKKAPQAAEAVPVAA
- a CDS encoding putative PEP-binding protein → MDQFHGVGVTPGRVVGRVRQMPAPVSEPGVGSGLGAGASVEGEGERIRAASRAVQSALKARAAAASGDARGVLEATALMAADPVLVKGAVRLLDPGADGGGRSAERAVWESGAAVAAKLKSLGGYMAERAADVLDVRARIVAELRGLPAPGIPESVEPFVLAAHDLAPADTATLDPGRVIALITSGGGPQSHTAILARSLGLPAVVAAPGVEGIPDGTEVYVDGAAGTVQTGPGQPERDAAAAWAVAAAALAGGFAGANRLADGHPVPLLANVATGADAAKAAAAGAEGVGLLRTEFCFLDRDTEPSHAEQVAAYTAVFAQFPGKKVVIRTLDAGADKPLPFLTNTEEPNPALGVRGYRTDWTSPGVLARQLAAIAQAAAQSEAEVWVMAPMIATTEEAAHFTALAKDAGLPTAGVMVEVPSAALTSGHILARTDFASLGTNDLTQYAMAADRMLGPLAHLNDPWQPAVLHLIKATCDGAAAATAATGTPKPVGVCGEAAADPALAAVLVGLGVTTLSMSPRALTAVNRVLATITLHQAQTLAEAALTAPDAHTARTGARSHLPILNELGL
- a CDS encoding DUF445 domain-containing protein; translated protein: MVTLNRLLGTPPGLSPADAERAAALRRMKTLALSLLLGMAVVFAVSFALQGQYAWLQYVRAASEGGMVGALADWFAVTALFRHPLGLPIPHTAIIPTRKDAIGASLSGFVRDNFLSSAVVRAKLDTVDVARKAGTWLASPGGAERVSKEGAAVIRGAFTVLNDDDVQSVIEGMVRKHLLTPPWGPPLGRVAEQVFEAGHHHQLVDLLVDRAADWVAANYATVTRVVTDRSPSWVPNFANDLVGDKVYIELSKFVAAVQSDPNHQARQSIDAYLRSLALDLQHEPAMIARVEGIKAQVLGDPQVRSLAGRTWATIKRVLLEAVSDPRSELHQRFTTAVRDFGARLVEDEELAGKVNAWVADAAAYIVATYRDDIAGVIEDTVARWDAEETSQKIELQVGKDLQFIRINGTVVGALAGVLIFAVAHAIFGG
- a CDS encoding HPr family phosphocarrier protein, with translation MAERTATIGSRVGLHARPAAIFAEAAGQAGLEVTIAKPGEPAEEAMDASSILSLMSLGAEYGQQVILRADGPGADQALDHLVTVLETDHDAE
- a CDS encoding DUF2871 domain-containing protein, producing the protein MLNRLLTTSFVFAAVGLASGLFFRAWSKAFHFDGQTQLALAHTHFLALGFTVTFLAFLAEKAFRFSAAAPRVSSWFVWTWVLGVAVTGGMMVLKGALEVTGADVSSPAFAGIAGLGHVLLTAAFVLFFLALRRSMVASGVSTHDAGGSPSASLPGGGAPSRSAS
- a CDS encoding 1-phosphofructokinase family hexose kinase; the encoded protein is MIVTLTANPSLDRTVELGGPLERGEVQRAVSVRQESGGKGVNVARALRASALETLAVLPGDAGDPVLAGLSATGVPFVALPIGAPLRSNVALTEPDGVTTKVNEPGPELSSELQEQLLSLLVDRARGATWVVLAGSLPPGVPEDFYATAAQRLRAAADGSAPRIAIDSSGAPLAASLKGKPELLKPNADELAELAAMVGLHDAGTPAELEASPERAAKAARALVDAGVGAVLATLGSKGAVLVTADGAWYATHSPIKAVSTVGAGDSSLAGYLLADSIGADAEGRLRQAVAHGAAAASLPGSTVPAANQTTPSAVNITAL
- a CDS encoding DUF6458 family protein; the protein is MGIGASIFLIAIGAILSFALTPGLIPFIDQALVGYILMGVGVLGLIMTLALLNSGTRRRVSSSRRIVDPETGDTVTHRDIRDI